DNA from Malus sylvestris chromosome 11, drMalSylv7.2, whole genome shotgun sequence:
CCAATGACACCGATCTACTTCAGGATTTGTTATATTTCTTGGTTCAAATCTGATTTCTTAGTCATCCAAGAAGTAGCACACAGTTTCCAGATGTTCCACAGAGGCTGAGTATCGTGCCTTAGCCATTACAGCTGCAGAGTTGGCTTGGATTCGatagttgttttatgatttacATGTTTCTCTTTCAAATCATCCACTGATCTATTGTGATAACATCTCAGCGATTGCACTTTCCATTAATCCAGTGTTTCATGCCAGGTCAAAACACATAGAGATCGATTATCATTTTGTATGGGAACGGGTCATTCGAGGAGATCTTCAGATACAACATGTCTCCTCTGCAGACCAATCAGCTGATATACTTACAAAAGGATTGTCAGCTCCTTTGTTTCACCAGCACTGTGGCAATCTCATGCTCAGTTCTCTTCGGCATTCAATTGAGGGGGGATATAAGTATCCAAGTGAAGATACAAGTGAAGAAAAGCTATCCAAGTGAAGAAAAGATCAAGGGTCAAGTCAAGTGACACTTGTCAATAGATTAAAGGGGTGAGCTGTTATAAGTTGTTAGAATATAGTTGGGATAAGGAGATGGAAGATTAGCAGCTAAGTAAAAGGAAGATTATATAACAACAATTGTAACCATAACTTGACAATCAAGAAATCAAAATATCTATCttactctttctttctctttctttttctctctctctctctctctctctctctttctttctcttcgtATACATTCTGTGTAAAGTTCTCAAGAACACATAGCATTGAAGCTTTCATAATCTTCATACCATATTCGAAAGGATTTGCTAGCCATTAGTGAGACTTGTTAGAACAAATGGTCCACATGCACCCACGCATGCATTACCAAACCTCTGTTGCAGTATATCTCCAAAGCTCTTAAATACGCGCATATATGGCACCAATTGTCACAATCTACTGAATCTTAGGATACTTCAAAAGGATTAGTCGATTACTATAAGATGACCTGTGCAATCTATGATTTAGCTGATAGCATGAGCAATCAAActaatcttcaaaaacttcGAACTCATAGCATGAGCAATCAAACTAatcttcaaaaaaattgaaagacctGTTAAATTTAACAAAGAGAATGAAAAGAAGTGTATAATACAAGTAAGTGAGAGGTAGAGAGCAGGGTAACcactaaaaaaattgaaattataggaagaaaatacaaagaaatctGGTTTgaatcatttgacaaaaaaagtaGGGCAAAGAGGAGGGTTTCAAATAATAGTTGATTAGGTTGCTTTAGAAATAAAGTCAATTTTAAAACATCATCCCTGAGTTTCACTAATccacaaagacaaaacaaacaaaactatTAGAAAATTATAAGATACGATGTCGTTCAACTCAACTTCTTCACGATGACaattcattttcttcctcatgCCTCACGGTTCTACAACTGCAAGCTTAAGGCCGTTAGAAATTTCTTACACAATAGTCAGGATGGCACGGAACCACTTTGATCCCTTAATGACTCCGCCCATGCTCATAGgtaaaaccaaaataaataattttataagttttaaaatttaacttatatatattagaaaattagattttaatccTTATATAGGATGAAGTAtagaaaaatgtcttatacaagattaaaaattaaatttagtccctagactttttttttttgaacaaacgatataatctacactaagggagagggGGATGtgcttagccttacaatgggctagcaatggtttaaattcgcctttgacgaggatcgaacctaagatctctcacttacaaatctattaaattaaatttaccaGCATGTGTATTCAATGTCTCTTTTTGTTATTGATAATTTCATggtgttcataaattaaattttaagaaaatattataaattttaattctcattatggtaagtatcttatataagaaaatattttcgtagagatttttcggtacacttatgttttttgcatattttcttatgtctcattaattcattacaatatatttaggaaggaacatttcggtacactaggttagtataatatttttagGTACGGACATTTCGGTATACTAGTTTAGtttaatatatttaggtaccgaCATTTCagtacactagtttagtatcatatatttaggtacggaATTTTTGGTatacttatgtttttgcatattttcttatgtgccactaatttACTACAATATACTTAGGTAAaaacatttcggtacactagtttagtaaaatataagttaaataaaattaatgaattaaaatgtgtataatagtaaatttaaaatttatgtaatgacattaaataagatatctattaaatattaaaacaaaaatataatatgaatttgaattaagtacacattaaagaactaaaatcaatatctaatctaacatcaaatgtttattaaattttaatcttcttcaaggattaaagttcaaaaacatATTCCCAATGGAAAACTCAAATTGGTAGCAATACCTGTACAACGTGCATGGTGGAGCTAATTTAGCTATGCATGGTGCTGGTGTGGAGCTAATAAAACAattgatacacacacacacatatatatatatatacacacactgaGCCTCAAACGACATACATACAGAATACAGATAGTCAGACAGAGCCATATTAATGTAGTAATTCTTGCGGCCGGACATTTTAATATTAACCGGCTTTTCATAATAAGCATCCATCgagaaaaagaaatattatcGGGAAAGTTAggttagaaaaagaaaacccCAGAAAAAGTTCCTTTTGCATTCGAAACAAACAATCACAATCCGACAAAAAATTCTTCCAGATTACCGTGAGAAAACGAGAGAGGCCAAGAAAATTAGAACATGCACGTTAGGATGGATCATGGAACAGATCAGGGTTTGTTGGTAGTAAACCACATGCTCAGATGCATCAAAGCCCGttgaaaaaatcaaatcaaaagatTCTATATACCTGAAAAAGGTTATTATTTTACGTAAATTATAATACATAAATTATATTTCATTAATATACTTTAAAAGTAGATTATATCAATTATGTTATGAATTATTATAGCGTGAAATACATATAAATCGTGTTTTCCATACCTATAAACTTTTCTTGACTTATTGAGAGATAGTGACCCTACTCTCTCCCaacataagagagagagagtagagaggtGTATATTTGCTGCATTGGATCCTTCACCGAATTGTAGGTTTTAAAAGACTCCCAAATTTCTCTCTCTCGAtatcctttctctctctctctctctctctctctctctctctcttcctctctttctgtGTGGTTGATATCTTGAGAGCTAAAATCCAAAGAAGCTGATAGAAAAGGTACATGGTTGTTTGGTGGTGATAATATTTTTGAGCAGCTATTTGATCTGTAAAATCAACTGTCTTTTAATTCAGCTTTCTAGCTCATTGATCTCTCTAGAAATCTTTGTTTTCCTGTACTTTCCCacctttgttttgtttcatctttattccaaatctcattcattaCTGAAATTAAATCTTTATGTACGCCAAGAGCTACAGCTTCTCCAAGTCAATGCCATTAATAATATCCATGGGCGGTGAGACCAAAAGTAGTACTAATTCTCACTCTCAAATGTTGGTTTCTGAGAAAAATGGTACTAATAACGGTCTTAATTCCATGGAATTCAATTTCTTAGTGAGACCCGCGTTGAATTTTAATAACCATGCGTGCCAAATTGCGCGTTGTGAAGACGAAGACAAAGGAGAAGATGACGGCTTACATATCTCAGAAGAGAAGCAAGAAGATAATTTCGACATGTTTGTTTCGTCGTTGAAGGTCAAACTTCCGTCAGCAGGAGAATTTTGTAGAGTCCAGCAAGAAGGTAttggtggtgatggtgatgtGGAAGATGGGTTGAAGACTCCAACATCTTTGGATCACAAAATCACAGGAAGCCTGCAATGTCCACCAGCACCAAGAAAACCCAAATCACTACCACTAAAGAAGAGAAAAGCAATAATTGGCCCCAGAATTTTACTTGATCTTTCGATTGATGAGATCGAATCGTTGTTTCCTCCTGTTGATGATGTTCTTGCAGATCTTGGTAGTAAGATTATTATGAAGAAGAAAGTTAGAGTACAAGCAAGTGATGATCATATAGCATCAGCTAACTGAGATCTCTATGCATGTGaagtaatttttatattttatgtttaaGCCAAATTTAATGGCATGTAATTCTTATCTATATCATTGTGATGATAGTGAATTTGTGATCATCAGTGCTAGCTCGGCActttttcttctccattttcaTATATGCAGTTCAGGTTTATCGCTTGATCTCACATCatattctttcctttttttggaCATTGGGAAATTTAACCCCAGATCTGAAAAATCATGCATGTGTAACTTCTGTAATTTATCAAGGATGAAGTTTTCATAGGATTCCATTATTAAGCCTCCAATAATGCTTACTTTGAATCAAGGCCTTGTATTATTTTTGTACTTTGTCATAGAGGTGATCATATGATATGTCTTTACAGTACTATAGCTTGCATCTCAGTGTTCATAGAAtctcgttctctctctctctctctctctcatatttcTGTAGAAGgatctctctatctctatcaTATTTCTGTAGAATggatctctctttctctctcatattTCTGTAGAatagatctctctctctctctctctctctctctctctctctctcatatttcTGTAGAATGGATTGGAAGGCATTGACTATACTTTGTCTAGCAGATGCAGACATCCTTAGCCTGAGCCTGCATTGTTTTATTACCAGTTGAGGGGGGTGAGCAAACCCATGTGGTATATTCCTCCATAGATGACAGAGATGATCTTATAAAAgctaaaaataataatcaaagaGCTGGTAGGGTAGTACTTTATATCTCTCTCTAACTTCAAGGAGGCTTTTATTGgcccccacgcgcaccttctcTTTATCAATGAATGTTGGGGTCTCCCTTTTGCAGCTCTCACCATAACATTATAATACCACTTGCATAACACCGGTATCGTGATATTTTgtgttaataatataactaatATGTTAAATTATATCTCGTACTATATAAGTTGTTCTCGTCGTAATAGTATTCCTCCTTCTACTTGAcaactaattattttaatataaattaaggaaaactaattaaaattgcttgaaaactttgagttttaatgataaggaccaaataaagggtaaagtgaatagtaccatgtttgactttttagtgtaaaaatgtggtttttcgttaaagtgaacagtaccgtggattttttgttaaaactccctataaATTATTGTACCATGCAACCAAAATGCGAAGTAGAGATCCTCTTCAGATCTCTTTCACCAAGGCCACCCGATTAAATGATTCggacctttgaaatttcatccaacggcccacTTGTTTTGACCccttaaaaactataataattttttaccgttaaatgaaatttcaaaaaccCGAATCACTTTATCCGATGATTTTGATGGAAGAGATCCAGGAGAatcttttctccaaaatgcAATATCTCCAACTACCAATTCCATCTAACTAATTCTTCCATTTCCATCCCAAGGCCCCAAAAGGATAATGGGCAGAATGGTAGCTGGGCAGCTAGTTTTATTGTCTGTGCGTTTTTCTGTGTTTATGGTCTCATCTTTTAACCGATTTTATATTGTACTGGTAACAGGAATTAATGTTCGATTAGTATGCATCTTTTTTTACTGTGTTGGTTTTGGATCAGATTGGGTACATATTAAATCAAAGTAGAAGGTTTATTGGAATTTGAAAATAACTGTAAACTAATCAAACTTGCTTATCGTTGATAAGGTTGAGACATATGTCATccttgattcttttttttttcttgttttttttcttttcgaaaaGCGACGATATAGAATTTCTTTATCAAAAAAGGTTTAGTACAACATAAGCAAACAGGGAGAGGAGGGAGACCTCCCCTCACCAACAGTTAACAAACCATTACATTCCAAAACAAGAAGATCAGCCAGGAGATCTGGCGGTTCCTCGAAACAAGAAGATCAGCCAGGAGATCCTTGATTCTTCTTAAAAGGGGAATATTTAGAATGTACTAGTTGAGGTGATTTATGTTGAGGGTTTCCATTCTATATATTAACAGGGAATTAAACTCTGGATTTAACCAATTGTATCTTAATTTTCTCCACGTACTCTTATGACTTCGCCTAACTCTAAGAGATAGATGTTGTTTAACTTACCTTAGTACTGTAATAGACGTTTTTGGGTATAGTAATCAACATTGATCGTgtaattaataatatcattcTATAGCCTCACCATTATCAAGTAACGTTGGCCTATAAATTTTGATGATtataatataattttgttttaaaatattattctgATCACTTCCTTCAGAGagagctctctctctcgctctctctctctctctctctgatccctctctgttgttttttgtttcctcatataaaattaaaacataTCAGTCGTGCATGCATGTATAGTGGGCAGGGTTAAGGAAGTCAGTACGTACATATATCgatgttatattttttttcttggaagTTGGAAAATATAGGAACTTTCCCATGAAGACGAAGTTAGTTAACTGATATTAACACAATGACATAAACATGCAAATCTGTCTTCTTCTATACGACCCAGATTGACTATAAGGTGTGGGAGGAGGTATCTGAATATATATACTAGTAGAAATTGAAAGCTTTAGTTAGCTAGCCACCACTACATGTCAAATTTCATAGTCAGTCGACTGTTTCTTTCCTGCACAGACACAGCACCAACATGCATGCAGTGGCCCCAATTGCAATATGATGCCATAAACGTGATAAAATGCCTGTTAGCTTGGCTAGGCAGTAAGGCCAAACGATAAATGCAGTGTGAATGACACAATGATTGGAGAACCCcctagaaaataaaaataaacacgCACCATTTTTCTCCCTTTACAcatctttgttttattttgatcatcattgtctttgtttaatttattcaattcgatgacaaaaaaaaaagtgtgtacTAGAAGGAGAAATAGAATGTGTGGTTATCATTCCTCATGAAATTATACATGATATTAATTAAtggataatacttgcatccATCTTATGAGGTGCAAACCTAATCCACCTCGTGCTATTAACGTATTCTCACTATACAAGTTTCATAATCGAAATCGTTCTTTTTCTTAATCATTCCCAAAAAATCACTTCTATAGAATTCATTCAAATCAGAGATCGTTTAGTCAGTTACATatatgtatcaaataaatggaCTCACAactcatcttgaatatgtattTTCCTTGATTACAAGGACAATATGAAGGAAATACTAAAACAAAATCGTCATTTGTCATCAACTAGTTAAGTCAATGTTGAGCGCTTTGAGATGGTTTGGAGTATAACATAGAAATAATTACAAGAAGATTCTGATTGCAGAGCGAAGACGACTCCAATATTGTTAATGATGGATTAATATGTGTTCAGACTGAACTAAAAATAATTCAAAGACATTAAgtattactctctctctctctctcacaagaAGAAAGCTTCTCCCGAAGCACAATCCATTGCCGTTTTCGGGCCAAGCTTCACTATTCTCTTTGTCGCAGCAAGCTTTAGCTCCTAGCTAGTATCTGTTTGACAATTCTAATGGCTGTGTAAGGTAGATTGACTTAATGGTTGTCACAGGTCTCAGCAAGAAATTGTCCGCCATGGACCAAACTCGCATAAAGCTTGATGAATATATGGGATTTCCAACCCTAAATGTGTCTTACTAGCTAAGAAAGATTGAATCTGCATGTATCAAGTATTCACCTTTCCTAACCACACGGTGTGGTGCGATTGGCAAATTGCCACCTTTAGTTGGCGGATTCCCTAGTGCCTTATCAAGTATTCAACCCAGGTCTTTTTCCATGTTTACCCTCATTGATTTTAGCTCTAgctattaaaacttaaaagcccaaaCCTTATCCGCAATTGGGCTCAACTTCTGTCCCATTAACAACTAAAATTGGGCTTGGGTTGTATGGCCTTGGATGAATGAGATCCTTGAAGGGAAGATGAGAATTGAGTGGCAATTTAAGAGCTTTGTTGATCTGCACATTTTATTCACGTGTTAATCTTTGAGATTTAATTAAATCTCAACGATtacttgtgaaaaaaaaaatatgtggaaAAGAATTCTTAGGCAATTCAATATTTTgcaataataaaaatttaaaacataataataataataaatattagTTTATATGGCAAATTAAAAAATGTGTATAAGTTCATATCACAGTTCAAaattttttccttaaaaaaatataCTTGTCTTAGTTAGTTGTAGTTCTCACTTTTAGGAAGAAGGCAAACTAAACAGGTGTTCCAGCTCTTTTTAAAAAAGCCTTGTCCAGTAAATCACCCACACTTTACACGAGAAATCAAGTGTCATATTGCGATTATGCTCCTATTAATGATATAACAAATATAGGTTAATGTCACAAAAACtactgaaaacaaaagttaCGTGTTGTACCATTCCATGTATGATATAAGTCGACGACGATTTTGATATATTTCACCTCTATGATATATTAATAGAAATCAAGGTTACATGTTATAATTGAGTAAAACAGTAACACCATGCAACTATTTTCTGGGGTctacacacttatttttatttttcaaacacCCCTGTCAATTTTTAATCGTTGGattagatgaattgaaaaagatcaatcataaagaaattaaaaaaattatgtaaaaagtaaaaattaatatataaataacATTGTTCTTTTCTGGATACGCTAAAAATTACTTTTAACAAAAAGAGGAGCTGTGAAGCAAAGCAAGAAGTCATTTACTTCCTCCTGGTCATATTGTTGTGGGCCCTGTTGGGAAAATATTGGGCTTAGTCTCACGACAAAAGGCGTTGTGGGCCAAAAGAAAAGGACTACTCAATGGCAGTGTGACTACTTCATATTGCCatccaattatccaacaagACAAAAGTGTCTTCCTTTTTCCAATTTAATTTAATACCCTCTATTTGATCTTTACAATCTTAATGATGAGAAATTATTTTATGACCAACTACAATGCattatttcatctaattataCACTTTGAACTTTGAAAGCTTGCATggctacaataaaaaaattgaatcttgAAAAACGAACTACTActatttgtaagtgaaaagtATCAGATTCAAACTCAATGGGTTGGGCTTGGGTTTACCATTCTCATTCATGCCATGTTCGTGTGTGCTCTTTGTAAAGTCTCTAAAGAAGATTTTGTTATTGTTTATAGGTTTGTCGCCTATTAGCAATTGTGTAATTTTCAACCGTTGATGAATATGCAACGTACCATATAAACAGTTAACATTCATCTGTTGAGCGTAAGCGACTGCACTTAGCATTACATAATGCGCCTGCGTTACAAGTTGTACAAGCAATTGAGAGAGTTGGGTGATGGAACTGTTTATAGTATAAAAATCTCTACTTGTAGGGGAAGGGTGATATCGATGTTGTATAATTTCCAGAGGGCAGCTTCTGAACCATTTTTGGAATTATGCTCTTGTTTTTCATGTTTCTTGGTACGAAATGATTCTGTTTTCTCTTTCTAGTCAAACACTCAACAGGAGTCAGAACCCAAGAAAAGCAAACAAACAGTGCTCACAAATGATTAgtccactttctctctctacattccAGGTGTTGTTCTTAATCTCCTGTGCATAGAACTGACCTCTATATAGAGTTACCCAATATTACCACTCCAACAAGAATTCACCTCAGAAAAGGCAAAGCTGCAATGAAAATTTAAGGAAATGACACTTCCATGTACCTGAGGAGGTGACACAGTTCCTTTGGCCTGTGCAGACAAATGGCTCAGCAACAACAGCAGGTAGTCCTTTGtctcctctctctctacctCCTTGGATTTTCCCCTCTGAGCTCAAAACCcacctctcatttctctctctctctctctctctctctctctctctctctctctctagatttctATGGTGGGTCTGatttatttcttgtttttttcctataattttCTGGGTTTGTGGGTCTACTTTTTTCTTGCCACATTGTTCAGTCATGTTGATTTTTTGTCATTATTTGTTGGAGGCTTATGAATAATTGATAATTTTGGGATGGTATGATTGATGGGTGGCAGGAAGGGTGGCCACTGGGATTGCAGCCATTGCATGTGAGAGTTGGGCTGGCTGCTTCAAACCATGAATTTTCTGGGTCAGTTTCTTTCAACACCTTACTCACTGGTTCTCCAACTTCCTCCACAGATTCCTCATCAGATCTGGACACAGAGGTCAGTGTAATATTACAGACTAGTTTTGTCTTTGATGGGCTTTGTTGGAATTTTCTAGTCATACATATGACATGTGTATCTGTCTGTATATTATATCTGTATGTATTTGGTTTAGAAACGATGGGTTTATACTGTTTACTGTTGAGCATGTAGTTAGTGGcttctgtttttgtttgttcTACGATGCACGGATACTTCTGTTTGGTTCCGTATCCTGTATCCAATACTTGAGTGGATACTATACTTATCCGATAATCTCGGATACTCGTCCGACACGTATCTTGATCAATGGACAGGAATTTGACATGATGGATACGCGTTTTCTACATTTAGGATACACATATCCAGATTTTAGGATACATTTATACTTTCAAAAAAAGTattgaggaggagaaaattaatAGAAGACATCTATAATTAAAAGTTGTTGAATACAAAGAGcttccctctaattaaaaccatGAATACGACTCTCACACTTCTACTATATAAAGAGGATTAGATTTCGAACTTTTCTTCTCTAACAACTCAAATGTACttgaatttgaatgatgaattatattttaaaatgtatcgCCATATCCGTATCCATATCCATGCTTCATAGGTTCCAGGATGTTTTGTTCATGCACAATTATGCTTGTGTGAAGGCTGTGTTTTTCTTTACTTCATGTTGTATGTAATCTTCATATGATTTGTTAATTAGGTCAAGAATTCGATTCCCTCTAACGGAAAGAAGAAACAGGGTGGTTAAGCTAAAAAAGAATCTGCATATATATGTTGAGatggaatatacatatatatatgtaccgAGTCTTCATAACTGTTTAGACTATGCTGGACAAGACTGGTGTTGTGTGCTAGGTAACTATAGTGCCACAACCCACAAGTTGAAGAAATTACGCTGCATCATGGGAATATATCCTCTTGTGTTTACAACAGTCATCGCATATTCGGGTTGTGAAAGATTTTGGACTAGAAATTTAGAGGTTCCTACGCTTTCACTGTAGTTTTGTAGATGATACTGACACTGTGGACCTAATGTTACATTTGTTACTGTTACTAATTAACAGTATGTGTTGCTAACTGACATCATGTGTTGGCAACTTGCTGTTGCTTGATCTTaatatgaaatgtgaagaaatatttgaaggagGTCGCCAATCCGTTTTCGTGTTAAGTTCCATAATCTTTGACAGTGTCAAGTGTTTTTGTACGTGTTCTATGATTGTTAATTCACAAATGTGCTTGGTTGGTTGCAGTCCACAGGGTCTTTTTTCCATGATAGGAGCATTACGCTCGGGAGCCTTATAGGAATCAATAACATCCTAGAGCTCTCAAGAAGATCTCTAAGAGGAAGAAAAACCGATCATCAGGCCGCCAAGGACAGGAAGACGAACAACAACGACAGCAACAACACCAAATTCAGACTCTGTTTTCTCTCTTTATGCTCCAAAGACAGTACAGATGATGAGAACGTGCGCAATCATCCGCCATCTCTCGGCCACTTTCTTGCGGCTGAGAGACAAGCGGCCAATGAAAACTACAGAACAAACCCTCCAATTTACGGACCAGACGACGAGCTTGCCCTAGCTGAGCATCATCAGCCTGCTAGAGA
Protein-coding regions in this window:
- the LOC126588565 gene encoding uncharacterized protein At3g17950-like isoform X2, encoding MAQQQQQEGWPLGLQPLHVRVGLAASNHEFSGSVSFNTLLTGSPTSSTDSSSDLDTESTGSFFHDRSITLGSLIGINNILELSRRSLRGRKTDHQAAKDRKTNNNDSNNTKFRLCFLSLCSKDSTDDENVRNHPPSLGHFLAAERQAANENYRTNPPIYGPDDELALAEHHQPARESNNSLFVDGQVAPPQSSPRFGSDHVDQRKSMLFSCMC
- the LOC126588542 gene encoding uncharacterized protein LOC126588542, encoding MYAKSYSFSKSMPLIISMGGETKSSTNSHSQMLVSEKNGTNNGLNSMEFNFLVRPALNFNNHACQIARCEDEDKGEDDGLHISEEKQEDNFDMFVSSLKVKLPSAGEFCRVQQEGIGGDGDVEDGLKTPTSLDHKITGSLQCPPAPRKPKSLPLKKRKAIIGPRILLDLSIDEIESLFPPVDDVLADLGSKIIMKKKVRVQASDDHIASAN
- the LOC126588565 gene encoding uncharacterized protein At3g17950-like isoform X1; this encodes MEYTYIYVPSLHNCLDYAGQDWCCVLGNYSATTHKLKKLRCIMGIYPLVFTTVIAYSGCERFWTRNLESTGSFFHDRSITLGSLIGINNILELSRRSLRGRKTDHQAAKDRKTNNNDSNNTKFRLCFLSLCSKDSTDDENVRNHPPSLGHFLAAERQAANENYRTNPPIYGPDDELALAEHHQPARESNNSLFVDGQVAPPQSSPRFGSDHVDQRKSMLFSCMC